GCGCTTTTGCTACCGGCATGGGCTCAACCGATATAGGCGTTGCCATGGCCACCGGCGATGTCTGGATGAAAGTGCCTCCCACGATCAAATTTGTCTATCATGGGAAATTGCCCAAATATATCGGCGGCAAAGACCTGATCCTTTACACCATCGGCCAGATAGGGGTCGATGGCGCTCTCTATGCGGCGATGGAGTTTTCCGGTGAGGCGATCGATGATTTGTCGATGGAAGGCCGTTTCACCATGTCGAACATGGCGATCGAGGCTGGGGGCAAAGCAGGGTTATTCTTCGCCGATAAAAAAGCCGTTGAATATGCGAAGAACCGGAGCAAACGTAAACCAGTGGTCTTCGCGCCGGATTCTGATGCTTCCTATGAGGCGGTCCATGAATACGACGTTTCAAAACTGGAACCCCAGGTGGCGCTGCCCCATCTCCCCTCCAACGTCAAGCCGGTCAGCCATGTTGGAACCATATACCTGGACCAGGTGGTTATCGGTTCGTGTACGAACGGGCGGCTCGAAGACCTCCAGGTTGCGGCTGGTATTCTGAAAGGGACAAAGGTCAATTCCAATCTGCGGTGCATCGTCATCCCCGGTTCTCAGCAAGTTTATCTCGATGCCATGCACGCAGGTTACATTGAGGTGTTTATCGAGGCCGGATGCGCCGTTTCGACTCCCACTTGCGGTCCCTGTCTCGGCGGCCATATGGGAATCCTGGCTGCTGGCGAAAAGTGTTTGGCCACCACCAACCGCAACTTCATCGGCCGTATGGGCAGCCCCAAGAGCGAGGTTTACCTTGCCGGGCCCGCCGTCGCCGCTGCCAGCGCTGTTGCCGGAAAGATAGTCTCACCGGAAACTTAGATAAATGGTCTTTCTGAGCGCAGCGAAGAATCTCAAAGACGCTCAGATTGAGAGGTTGAAATTAAATGCTCCAAGGTCACGTTTTTAAATACGGCGCCAATGTGGACACGGATGCCATCATCCCGGCGCGTTACCTTAATGTCTCCGATCCATACGAATTGTCTCGTCATTGTATGGAAGATATCGACCTGGACTTCGTCAATAAGGTGAAGCCCGGCGATATCATCGTTGCCACTACCAATTTCGGTTGTGGGTCTTCCCGGGAACACGCGCCGATCGCTATCAAGGCATCGGGTGTTTCCGCGGTAGTGGCCAAGAGTTTCGCCAGGATTTTCTTCAGGAACGCCATCAACATCGGCCTGCCTCTTCTCGAAAGCCCCGAGGCAGTCGATGCCACCGATGCCGGGGACGAACTGGAAATCGATCTAGCTACAGGGACGATTAAAAATTTGACGAAAGGCAAAACCTTCAAGGCCGCTCCGTACCCGGAGTTCATGAGCGGTATCATCAAAGCAGGCGGGTTGATCGAATACACCAGGGAACGTTTGAAGCACCATTAAAAATATATATTTTGAAAACAGTACCAAAAACGACACGAAACTCTTGACACGTTAAGTGAACTGATGTGCTATAATAATAGCCTTATCAAATATATTTGATGTTCGTATTATTAAAGAATAAATCCGGGGGCAAATTTATTGAATCGAAATCACAAAGGGAAAAATCGGTTCGTTATTTGGAACGAATCCCACGTTCGGAATGAACGTAGTTGGACAGTATTCGTTCGTAAATAAAACATTTTTGTAAAGGTATATAAAACAAATAACAAATCTGGAAGCTGGTAGCTGACGACTAAGGAGCCTGTAAATTGAAATACCGCGTTACTGTTCTCCCCGGCGACGGGGTCGGGCCTGAAGTCATGGCAGAGGGCATGAAGGTCCTCGATGCTGTGGCCAAGAAATTCGGCCATACTTTTAAGCTTGAGTACGAGCTCATCGGTGCGGTCGCCATAGATAAAACCGACTCTGCTTTGCCGGATGAAACGCTCAAGATGTGCAAAAAGAGCGATGCCGTGATGTTGGCGGCTGTCGGCGATCCTCGTTACGATGACCCGAAATTGCCCGTGCATCCCGAAGACGGGTTGCTCGCGTTGCGCAAGGGGTTGGGGCTTTTCGCCAACATCAGACCGGTCAAGGTTTTCGATGAACTCGTCAACGCCTCAACTCTTAAACCAGAAGTGCTTAGGGGCACGGATTTCATCTTTGTCCGTGAGTTGACTGGCGGAGTTTACTTTGCCAAACCGAAAAAGCAATGGATAACCGCCAAAGGCCGCAAAGCTACCGATTCCATGACTTATACAGAACAAGAAATCGAGCGCATCGTCCGCGTTGGTTTTGAACTGGCGCGTTCACGCAAGAAGAGACTGGTTTCAGTCGATAAAGCCAATGTCCTCAAGTCATCCCGCCTCTGGAGGCAGGTGGCTATCGAGGTGTCGAAAGACTATCCGGATGTTGCTCTTTCTCACGTCCTTGTAGACGCTTGTGCCATGCAGTTGATCAGAACGCCAACCGTTTTCGACGTCATCGTCACCGAAAACCTCTTCGGCGATATCCTGACCGATGAAGCCGCTCAGCTAGCGGGATCCATGGGCATGCTGCCTTCCGCGAGCTTGGCGGGTATTCCGGAATCCGGAAAACAAACCTTTGGATTGTTTGAACCTATCCATGGCAGTGCTCCTTCGATCGCAGGCAAGGATATCGCCAATCCAGTGGCTACGATCCTGACTGTGGCCATGATGTTGCGTTATTCGCTCGCCCTCGAAAAAGAAGCGGCTTCAATTGAGAAAGCGGTAGAAATCGTTCTGAAACAGGGTTATCGCACGGATGATATAATGGCCGCTGGAAATACCCGGGTCGGCACCAAACAAATTGGGGACCTGATAGCCGCCGAGGTCTGACAATGGCAAGAATCGAATTATACGATACCACCTTGCGCGACGGCGCCCAGCGGGAAGGAATTTCCTTTTCGGTCCTGGATAAGCTCCATATCGCGCAAAAACTGGATGAATTCGGTTTCGACTACATCGAGGGCGGCTGGCCGGGCGCTAATCCCAAGGACAATGAGTTTTTCCAGCATGCCGCCGGTTTGTGTTTCAAAAAGGCGAGACTGGTTGCTTTCGGCAGCACCCGTAAAGCTGGCGTCGCAGTGGAGTCCGATGCCAATATCCGGGCCTTGGTCGAATCTGGAGCACCGGTGATAACCCTGGTGGGCAAGAGTTCGGCTCCTCAGGTTGAAAAGGTTTTGGCCACAAGTCTGGATGAAAACATCAACATGGTGGCTGATTCCATCCGTTATTTGAAGTCCCTCGGCCGTACCGTTTTTCTCGACGCAGAGCATTTCTTCGATGGTTTTAAAGCTGACCGGGAATATTCCTTGAAGGTCCTTGAAGCTGCCGCCGAAGCCGGGACGGATTGCCTGGTCCTATGTGATACCAACGGGGGCAGCCTTCCTGATGACGTCTCAGAAGCGGTTAGCGCAGTCGTGGCGACCATAAAGGCGCCCGTGGGCATTCACGCTCATAACGATGCAGAATTAGCGGTTGCCAACAGTCTGGCTGCGGTAAGGTCCGGGGCAACACAGGTTCAGGGCACCATAAATGGCTATGGCGAAAGATGCGGGAACGCCAACCTGTGTTCCATTGTTCCCGCTCTCAAGTTGAAAATGGGGATCGACGTAATGGGTGGTGAAGAACTTTCCCGCCTGACTGACCTATCCCATTTCGTTTCTGAAGTTGCCAACTTATCACCGGATCCATTCTTGCCTTATGTGGGTCACAGCGCTTTTACCCATAAGGCGGGGCTACATGTTTCCGGTTTATCCCGCTGGGTTTTTGCCTACCAGCATATAGATCCCACGGCAGTTGGCAACAAGCCGAGGACGCTAGTGTCCGAATTGGCCGGCAAAATGAACATCATTCAAAGGGCTCAAGAGATAGGCGTGAACCTCTCGCCAAAAAGTCCGGAAGCCCAGCAACTGCTGGAACGGGTAAAGAAACTGGAGAGCATGGGCTTCCAGTATGAAAACGCCGAAGCCTCGTTTGATCTGTTGGTTCATCGGGCAAGCCCGGGTTACGTACCGCCGTTCAATCTCATTGACTTCATGGTGATCGTCGAGAAACTCCGGAGACCCCCGATCGTTGCCTGCGAGGAAGAAGAGATGATGAGCGAGGCGGTGGTGAAGGTTCGAGTCGGTGGCGAAATCATGCACACCGCGGCCGAAGGCAGCGGCCCGGTGAACGCGCTCGACGCCGCGATGCGAAAAGCCCTGCTGCCTTCCTACCCGGCACTCGATACCGTAACACTTACTGATTTCAAGGTTCGTATATTAGAAGAGAGCACCGGGACGGAATCTTTGGTCCGCGTGCTTATCGAATCAACTGACGGCACGGATGAATGGCATACTGTAGGTGCTTCAGCCAACCTTATCGAAGCTTCGTGGTTGGCACTGGTAGACAGCCTGGAATACTTCCTGATCAAGCATTAGGTTTGGCAGGAACTCCGACAGGCATGATGTAAAGCGGTTGGAAGTCACCCGGAATAGAGAGTAGATCTTTCACACCTGTGTCATCGAAGGCTCCGATGGCGGTCGTACCCAATCCTAACGCGGCGGCCTGCAGGTAGAGATTCTGAGCTGCATGCCCCGCCTCCATATGTACATAGCGTTCAGTCCTGTTACGATAACGGCTCCGGGTACGTTCATAATCGGCAACAATGACAAGATTGACCGGGGCTGCTGTGATAGCCGATTGCTCTAAGGATACCTTAGCCAGTTGATCTCTAAGGTCACCGCTCTTGTAGGCTTTGAGTCCATTAGATTCGGGGTTGTACAGATAGGAACCTGCCGAGAGGTTGGTTACGCCGAAAGTACCGACAATCGCGATTATTTCAAGAGGATACGTACCGCCCGCACTTGGAGTGGTTCGGGACCGCTTGCCTGTAGATCCCTGGAGTGACCATAACAACTGCGAAAGAATATCCAATGTCAGCGGCTGATCCACGAATCCCCGGGTTGAACGCCGCATGAGGATGGCTTCTTCGACCGTCACCGAACCTTTGACGCTCGGCTCTGGAAGTCTGATCTCGGGAAAATTCGAAATCACTATATTCGGATCCATGAAGTGTATTATACCATCCAAAAATCGAGTAAGCCGTCTTTAAGTCCCCGGTGCCTATTTTGTATAATTGGATTACCTTAAACGGGAGAAGATTATGGGCGAAATACGTTCTGCAAAAGAAATTGCCGCTGAGCGTCTGAAAAACATCGGAGAGATAACTGAAGAAGATAGGCTCCGCTGGAAGTTTGTTCCTGCCGGTGAAAAACTCGGTCAA
This is a stretch of genomic DNA from Dehalogenimonas etheniformans. It encodes these proteins:
- the cimA gene encoding citramalate synthase, with protein sequence MARIELYDTTLRDGAQREGISFSVLDKLHIAQKLDEFGFDYIEGGWPGANPKDNEFFQHAAGLCFKKARLVAFGSTRKAGVAVESDANIRALVESGAPVITLVGKSSAPQVEKVLATSLDENINMVADSIRYLKSLGRTVFLDAEHFFDGFKADREYSLKVLEAAAEAGTDCLVLCDTNGGSLPDDVSEAVSAVVATIKAPVGIHAHNDAELAVANSLAAVRSGATQVQGTINGYGERCGNANLCSIVPALKLKMGIDVMGGEELSRLTDLSHFVSEVANLSPDPFLPYVGHSAFTHKAGLHVSGLSRWVFAYQHIDPTAVGNKPRTLVSELAGKMNIIQRAQEIGVNLSPKSPEAQQLLERVKKLESMGFQYENAEASFDLLVHRASPGYVPPFNLIDFMVIVEKLRRPPIVACEEEEMMSEAVVKVRVGGEIMHTAAEGSGPVNALDAAMRKALLPSYPALDTVTLTDFKVRILEESTGTESLVRVLIESTDGTDEWHTVGASANLIEASWLALVDSLEYFLIKH
- the leuB gene encoding 3-isopropylmalate dehydrogenase, which codes for MKYRVTVLPGDGVGPEVMAEGMKVLDAVAKKFGHTFKLEYELIGAVAIDKTDSALPDETLKMCKKSDAVMLAAVGDPRYDDPKLPVHPEDGLLALRKGLGLFANIRPVKVFDELVNASTLKPEVLRGTDFIFVRELTGGVYFAKPKKQWITAKGRKATDSMTYTEQEIERIVRVGFELARSRKKRLVSVDKANVLKSSRLWRQVAIEVSKDYPDVALSHVLVDACAMQLIRTPTVFDVIVTENLFGDILTDEAAQLAGSMGMLPSASLAGIPESGKQTFGLFEPIHGSAPSIAGKDIANPVATILTVAMMLRYSLALEKEAASIEKAVEIVLKQGYRTDDIMAAGNTRVGTKQIGDLIAAEV
- the leuC gene encoding 3-isopropylmalate dehydratase large subunit, whose amino-acid sequence is MNLAEKILASHSGKDHVVPGEFISAKVDVVLANDITAPIAIREFKKLGVEKVFDPKKIVLVPDHFVPNKDIASAEQAKILRDFARSQEVNFFECGQMGIEHVILHEKGLVVPGDLVVGADSHTCTYGALGAFATGMGSTDIGVAMATGDVWMKVPPTIKFVYHGKLPKYIGGKDLILYTIGQIGVDGALYAAMEFSGEAIDDLSMEGRFTMSNMAIEAGGKAGLFFADKKAVEYAKNRSKRKPVVFAPDSDASYEAVHEYDVSKLEPQVALPHLPSNVKPVSHVGTIYLDQVVIGSCTNGRLEDLQVAAGILKGTKVNSNLRCIVIPGSQQVYLDAMHAGYIEVFIEAGCAVSTPTCGPCLGGHMGILAAGEKCLATTNRNFIGRMGSPKSEVYLAGPAVAAASAVAGKIVSPET
- the leuD gene encoding 3-isopropylmalate dehydratase small subunit; this encodes MLQGHVFKYGANVDTDAIIPARYLNVSDPYELSRHCMEDIDLDFVNKVKPGDIIVATTNFGCGSSREHAPIAIKASGVSAVVAKSFARIFFRNAINIGLPLLESPEAVDATDAGDELEIDLATGTIKNLTKGKTFKAAPYPEFMSGIIKAGGLIEYTRERLKHH
- a CDS encoding SagB/ThcOx family dehydrogenase: MDPNIVISNFPEIRLPEPSVKGSVTVEEAILMRRSTRGFVDQPLTLDILSQLLWSLQGSTGKRSRTTPSAGGTYPLEIIAIVGTFGVTNLSAGSYLYNPESNGLKAYKSGDLRDQLAKVSLEQSAITAAPVNLVIVADYERTRSRYRNRTERYVHMEAGHAAQNLYLQAAALGLGTTAIGAFDDTGVKDLLSIPGDFQPLYIMPVGVPAKPNA